A stretch of the Bradyrhizobium sp. CCBAU 53351 genome encodes the following:
- the mobB gene encoding molybdopterin-guanine dinucleotide biosynthesis protein B: MKVIGLAGWSGAGKTTLLARLIPHFNAQGLRVSVIKHAHHQFDVDVPGKDSWRHREAGASEVLVASSNRWALMHELRGAAEPRLPELLGKLSAVDLVVVEGFKREPHRKIEVHRAANGKPLLFPDDPGIAGIAADTAIDTRLPTVHLDDIEAAAALLLRAAMPVEEAVAKSAAIR; this comes from the coding sequence ATGAAAGTCATCGGCCTTGCAGGCTGGAGCGGTGCGGGCAAGACCACGCTGTTGGCGCGGCTGATCCCGCATTTCAACGCGCAAGGCCTGCGCGTCTCGGTGATCAAGCATGCGCACCACCAGTTCGACGTCGACGTGCCCGGCAAGGATTCCTGGCGCCATCGCGAGGCCGGCGCCTCCGAGGTGCTGGTGGCGTCGTCGAACCGCTGGGCCCTGATGCACGAATTGCGCGGGGCGGCGGAGCCGCGGCTGCCGGAACTGTTGGGCAAGCTGTCCGCGGTCGATCTCGTCGTGGTCGAGGGTTTCAAGCGCGAGCCGCATCGCAAGATCGAGGTGCATCGCGCGGCGAACGGCAAACCGCTGCTGTTTCCCGACGATCCCGGCATTGCCGGCATCGCGGCCGACACCGCCATTGACACCCGGCTGCCGACTGTCCATCTCGACGACATCGAGGCGGCCGCGGCGTTGCTGCTGCGCGCGGCGATGCCGGTCGAGGAAGCGGTTGCGAAGAGCGCCGCGATACGCTGA
- the glp gene encoding gephyrin-like molybdotransferase Glp, whose product MAQLSDDCFAFGGPMMSVDEAVGLITTRVNAIADLETVSLVDADGRVLARDVAAPLPLPPFTNSAVDGYAVRNADVPDRAEQALPLDGRIPAGGLAQAPIKPGHTARIFTGAPMPPEAETVFMQEDVRIDDSGRIVLPPGLKPGANVRPAGEDIPQGQIALHAGQRLRPQHVALAAAFGLTRLDVVRRIRVAVFSTGDELASPGETRAAAQLFDSNRFMLMAMLRRLGCEVSDLGILRDERTSLANGLKQVAGRHDLVLTTGGVSTGEEDHVKAAVESIGSLVLWRMAIKPGRPVAMGIIDGTPLIGLPGNPVASFVTFVHVVRPTVLALAGGLPEPLTPIPLRAAFTYKKKAGRREYVRVSLRRAQDGRLEAIKFPREGAGLLSSLVETDGLVELGESVTGVEPGHSVGFLSYADLL is encoded by the coding sequence ATGGCGCAACTCTCGGACGATTGCTTTGCCTTCGGCGGCCCGATGATGTCGGTCGACGAGGCCGTTGGTCTCATCACGACGCGCGTCAACGCGATCGCCGATCTGGAGACGGTGTCTCTCGTCGATGCAGACGGTCGCGTGCTGGCGCGCGATGTCGCGGCGCCGCTGCCGCTGCCGCCCTTCACCAACTCGGCCGTCGACGGCTATGCCGTGCGCAATGCCGATGTTCCCGATCGCGCCGAGCAAGCGCTCCCGCTTGACGGTCGCATCCCGGCCGGCGGGCTCGCGCAGGCACCGATCAAGCCCGGCCACACCGCGCGCATCTTCACGGGCGCGCCGATGCCGCCGGAGGCCGAAACCGTCTTCATGCAGGAGGACGTCCGCATCGACGATTCCGGTCGGATCGTGCTGCCGCCGGGGCTGAAGCCGGGCGCGAATGTGCGCCCCGCCGGCGAGGACATCCCTCAGGGACAGATCGCGCTGCACGCCGGCCAGCGCCTGCGGCCGCAGCATGTTGCTCTCGCCGCCGCGTTCGGCCTCACAAGACTGGACGTCGTCCGGCGCATCCGTGTCGCCGTGTTCTCGACCGGTGACGAGCTGGCGTCCCCCGGCGAGACACGCGCCGCCGCGCAGCTGTTCGATTCCAACCGCTTCATGCTGATGGCGATGCTGCGCCGTCTCGGCTGCGAGGTCAGCGATCTCGGCATTCTCCGCGACGAGCGGACTTCGCTCGCGAACGGCTTGAAGCAGGTTGCAGGGCGCCACGATCTGGTCCTCACCACCGGCGGCGTCTCGACCGGCGAGGAGGACCACGTCAAGGCCGCGGTCGAGAGCATCGGCTCGCTGGTGCTGTGGCGGATGGCGATCAAGCCCGGCCGGCCGGTGGCGATGGGCATCATCGACGGCACGCCGCTGATCGGACTGCCCGGCAATCCCGTCGCGAGCTTCGTGACGTTCGTCCACGTGGTGCGGCCGACGGTGCTGGCGCTGGCGGGCGGCCTGCCGGAGCCGTTGACACCGATCCCGTTGCGCGCGGCGTTTACCTACAAGAAGAAGGCAGGTCGGCGCGAATACGTTCGTGTATCCCTGCGGCGTGCGCAGGACGGCCGGCTCGAGGCCATCAAGTTTCCACGCGAAGGGGCGGGGCTGCTGTCCTCGCTGGTCGAGACTGATGGCCTGGTCGAGCTCGGTGAGAGCGTCACGGGCGTTGAGCCGGGGCACAGCGTAGGTTTCTTGTCCTATGCCGATCTGCTCTGA
- a CDS encoding sulfurtransferase TusA family protein: MTRTTLDLTGLKCPLPALKTRKALKPLQPGDQLEVHCTDPLSVIDIPNLIRETGDTVEITERNDARIVFLIEKANGSIGGANGAPHS; the protein is encoded by the coding sequence ATGACCAGAACGACGCTCGACCTCACCGGACTGAAATGCCCGCTGCCTGCGCTGAAGACGCGCAAGGCGCTCAAGCCGTTGCAACCGGGCGATCAGCTCGAGGTTCACTGCACCGATCCCTTGTCGGTGATTGACATTCCGAACCTGATTCGCGAGACCGGCGACACGGTGGAGATCACCGAGCGCAACGACGCGCGCATCGTGTTCTTGATAGAAAAAGCAAATGGCTCGATAGGTGGCGCCAATGGTGCACCGCATTCGTGA
- a CDS encoding OFA family MFS transporter: MTAIEGAGTLSGAGAGFLDRERTIATAGFNRWLVPPAALCIHLCIGMAYGFSVFWLPLSRAIGLTAPKACPDMSLWQELFTTSCDWKVASMGWMYTLFFVLLGIAAAVWGGWLERVGPRKAGFVSALCWCGGLFLGAIGVYTHQLWLLWLGSGVIGGIGLGLGYISPVSTLVKWFPDRRGMATGMAIMGFGGGAMIGAPLANLLMNYFKSPTSVGVWETFVAMGVIYFVFMMIGAFRYRLPPPGWQPEGWTPPVKANAMISKNNVHLNDAHKTPQFWLIWWVLCLNVSAGIGVIGMASPMLQEIFAGKLIGLPDVGFNALDAGQKAQIAAIAAGFAGLLSLFNIGGRFFWASLSDKIGRKNTYYTFFILGIALYALAPTFAAMGSKLLFVLGFGIILSMYGGGFATVPAYLADMFGTQFVGAIHGRLLTAWSTAGIIGPVVVNYIREFQLAAGVPRDQLYNTTMYILCAMLIAGLICNYLIKPVDSKWHMKEADVAKLQAASASAAAAGPHGSYGIGFGGLDAKAAMFWAFVGIPLAWGVWKTLESAVKIF, encoded by the coding sequence ATGACTGCAATCGAAGGCGCTGGGACACTTTCAGGTGCTGGCGCGGGTTTTCTTGATCGCGAGCGGACCATCGCGACCGCCGGCTTCAATCGCTGGCTGGTGCCGCCGGCGGCGCTGTGCATCCATCTCTGCATCGGCATGGCCTACGGCTTCTCGGTGTTCTGGCTGCCGCTGTCGCGCGCGATCGGTTTGACTGCGCCGAAGGCCTGTCCGGACATGTCGCTGTGGCAGGAACTGTTCACGACCAGCTGCGACTGGAAGGTCGCCAGCATGGGATGGATGTACACCCTGTTCTTCGTGCTGCTCGGTATCGCGGCTGCGGTCTGGGGCGGCTGGCTGGAGCGCGTCGGGCCGCGCAAGGCGGGCTTCGTCTCGGCGCTCTGCTGGTGCGGCGGTCTCTTCCTCGGTGCGATCGGCGTCTACACCCATCAGCTTTGGCTGTTGTGGCTGGGTTCGGGCGTGATCGGCGGTATCGGTCTCGGCCTCGGCTACATCTCCCCGGTGTCGACGCTCGTCAAATGGTTCCCCGATCGTCGCGGCATGGCGACCGGCATGGCGATCATGGGCTTCGGCGGTGGCGCCATGATCGGCGCGCCGCTGGCGAACCTGCTGATGAACTACTTCAAGAGCCCGACCTCGGTCGGCGTCTGGGAAACCTTCGTCGCGATGGGCGTCATCTACTTCGTGTTCATGATGATCGGCGCGTTCCGCTATCGCCTGCCGCCGCCCGGCTGGCAGCCCGAGGGCTGGACCCCGCCGGTCAAGGCCAACGCGATGATTTCGAAGAACAACGTCCATCTCAACGACGCGCACAAGACGCCGCAGTTCTGGCTGATCTGGTGGGTGCTCTGCCTGAACGTCTCGGCGGGTATCGGCGTGATCGGTATGGCCTCGCCGATGCTGCAGGAGATCTTCGCGGGCAAGCTGATCGGCCTGCCTGATGTCGGCTTCAACGCGCTCGATGCCGGACAGAAGGCGCAGATCGCCGCGATCGCCGCGGGCTTCGCTGGATTGCTGTCGCTGTTCAACATCGGCGGCCGCTTCTTCTGGGCTTCGTTGTCGGACAAGATCGGACGGAAGAACACCTACTACACGTTCTTCATCCTCGGCATCGCGCTCTACGCGCTGGCGCCGACCTTCGCGGCGATGGGCTCGAAGCTGCTGTTCGTGCTCGGCTTCGGCATCATCCTGTCGATGTATGGCGGCGGCTTCGCCACCGTGCCGGCCTATCTCGCCGACATGTTCGGTACCCAGTTCGTCGGCGCCATCCACGGGCGGCTGCTGACGGCGTGGTCGACGGCGGGCATCATCGGCCCCGTCGTGGTGAACTACATCCGCGAGTTCCAGCTCGCGGCCGGCGTGCCGCGCGACCAGCTCTACAACACCACCATGTACATCCTCTGCGCGATGCTGATCGCGGGCCTGATCTGCAACTACCTGATCAAGCCGGTCGATTCGAAGTGGCACATGAAGGAGGCCGATGTCGCCAAGCTGCAGGCGGCGAGCGCCAGCGCTGCAGCCGCGGGGCCGCACGGCTCTTACGGTATCGGCTTTGGCGGCCTCGACGCAAAGGCGGCGATGTTCTGGGCCTTCGTCGGCATTCCCCTGGCTTGGGGAGTCTGGAAGACGCTGGAGAGCGCGGTCAAGATTTTCTGA
- a CDS encoding NADH-ubiquinone oxidoreductase-F iron-sulfur binding region domain-containing protein, with product MSHDVHQVRSFEHPGEGRKRAKATPKGRQVDPTAAHEIEQLLGDRPRRRDLLIEYLHLIQDKYHQISAAHLAALADEMKLAFAEVFETATFYAHFDVVKEGEPDIAPLTIRVCDSLTCAMLGGEKLLEDLQSAGGPGIRVVRAPCVGRCDTAPAAEVGHNFVDHATVSNVMAAAKAGDTHAHLPKYIGYDAYLADGGYKLLGRLRSGELSTDDLLKALDNASLRGLGGAGFPTGRKWRAVLGEPGPRLMAINGDEGEPGTFKDRVYLESDPHRFIEGMLIGAHVVQASDVYIYLRDEYPASREILEREIAKLPPGGPTLHMRRGAGAYICGEESSLLESIEGKRGLPRHKPPYPFQVGLFGLPTLINNIETLWWVRDIVEKGAEWWKGHGRHERHGLRSFSVSGRVKNPGMKLAPAGITIRELIDEYCGGMADGHQFYAYLPGGASGGILPASMDDIPLDFGTLEKYGCFIGSAAIVVLSQKDSVRAAALNLMKFFEDESCGQCTPCRVGTQKAAQLMQKPVWNRALLEELSQAMRDASICGLGQAASNPLATVIKYFPDEFKEAAE from the coding sequence ATGAGCCATGACGTGCATCAGGTCCGCTCGTTCGAACACCCGGGCGAGGGACGCAAGCGAGCCAAGGCCACGCCCAAGGGGCGCCAGGTCGACCCCACCGCCGCGCACGAGATCGAACAACTGCTCGGCGACAGGCCGCGGCGGCGCGATCTGCTGATCGAATATCTGCACCTGATCCAGGACAAATATCACCAGATCTCGGCCGCGCATCTCGCCGCGCTCGCCGACGAGATGAAGCTCGCCTTCGCCGAAGTGTTCGAGACCGCGACGTTCTACGCGCATTTCGACGTGGTGAAGGAGGGCGAGCCCGACATCGCGCCGCTGACGATCCGCGTCTGCGACTCCCTGACCTGTGCGATGCTCGGCGGCGAGAAGCTGCTCGAGGATCTGCAAAGTGCTGGCGGTCCCGGCATCCGTGTCGTCCGGGCACCCTGCGTCGGCCGCTGCGACACTGCGCCTGCCGCGGAAGTCGGGCACAATTTCGTCGATCACGCGACCGTCTCCAACGTGATGGCGGCCGCGAAGGCCGGTGATACCCACGCCCATCTGCCCAAATATATCGGCTACGACGCCTATCTCGCCGATGGGGGCTACAAGTTGCTGGGTCGCCTGCGCTCGGGAGAACTGTCGACCGACGATCTCCTGAAGGCGCTCGACAACGCTTCGCTGCGCGGCCTCGGCGGCGCCGGCTTCCCCACGGGCCGTAAATGGCGCGCCGTGCTCGGCGAGCCCGGTCCGCGGCTGATGGCGATCAACGGCGACGAGGGCGAGCCCGGCACGTTCAAGGACCGGGTCTATCTCGAAAGCGATCCGCACCGCTTCATCGAAGGCATGCTGATCGGCGCGCATGTGGTGCAGGCCTCCGATGTCTACATCTATCTGCGCGACGAATATCCGGCCTCGCGCGAGATCCTGGAGCGCGAGATCGCGAAGCTCCCGCCGGGCGGTCCGACGTTGCACATGCGCCGCGGCGCCGGCGCCTATATCTGCGGCGAGGAATCCTCGCTGCTGGAAAGCATCGAGGGCAAGCGCGGCCTGCCCCGGCACAAGCCGCCTTACCCGTTCCAGGTCGGCCTGTTCGGCCTGCCGACGCTGATCAACAACATCGAGACGCTGTGGTGGGTGCGCGACATCGTCGAGAAGGGCGCCGAGTGGTGGAAGGGCCATGGCCGTCATGAACGGCATGGGCTGCGCAGCTTCTCGGTCTCGGGCCGCGTGAAAAATCCCGGCATGAAGCTGGCGCCAGCCGGAATCACCATTCGCGAGCTGATCGACGAATATTGCGGCGGCATGGCCGACGGCCATCAGTTCTATGCTTACCTGCCAGGCGGCGCCTCCGGCGGCATCCTGCCGGCGTCGATGGACGACATTCCGCTCGATTTCGGCACGCTGGAGAAATACGGCTGCTTCATCGGATCGGCCGCGATCGTGGTCCTGTCGCAGAAGGATAGCGTGCGCGCGGCGGCGCTGAACCTGATGAAATTCTTCGAGGACGAGAGTTGCGGCCAGTGCACGCCGTGCCGCGTCGGAACCCAGAAAGCGGCGCAGCTGATGCAGAAGCCGGTCTGGAACCGCGCTCTCCTGGAGGAATTGAGCCAGGCGATGCGCGATGCCTCGATCTGCGGGCTTGGACAGGCGGCATCGAATCCGCTGGCCACCGTGATCAAATATTTCCCTGACGAGTTCAAGGAAGCGGCCGAATGA
- the fdhF gene encoding formate dehydrogenase subunit alpha, which yields MTKITFELDGKQVEAKPGETIWQVAKRQGRDIPHLCYSPAPDYRPDGNCRACMVEIEGERVLAASCKRTPSVGMKVKTESARATAAQKMVMELLVADQPARETSHDPDSKFWHWAEATGVTESRFPAAERWATDASHPAMRVNLDACIQCGLCVRACREVQVNDVIGMAYRSHGSKIVFDFDDPMGESTCVACGECVQACPTGALMPAVMLDDKQTRVTYADKKVDSLCPFCGVGCQVTYEVKDEKVIYAEGRDGPANHNRLCVKGRFGFDYIHHPHRLTKPLVRLPNAKKDANDQVDPANPFTHFREASWEEALDIAAKGLVKIRDEKGVKALAGFGSAKGSNEEAYLFQKLVRTGFGSNNVDHCTRLCHASSVAALFEGLSSGAVSAPFAAAMDAEVIIVIGANPTVNHPVAATFIKNAVKQNGAKLFVMDPRRQTLSRHATKHLQFKPGSDVAMLNAMINTIITEGLTDDQYIAGYTEGFEDLKEKIKEFTPEKMEAICGIPAQTLREVARTYARAKSSIIFWGMGISQHVHGTDNARCLIALALITGQVGRPGTGLHPLRGQNNVQGASDAGLIPMFLPDYQPVGRDDLRGSFEKLWQQDLDPVRGLTVVEIMNAIHAGEIKGMYIEGENPAMSDPDLQHARHALAMLDHLVVQDLFVTETAFHADVILPASAFAEKEGSFTNTDRRVQLARQVIKPPGDARQDLWIIQEIGKRMGLPWNYAGPGDVFTEMAQLMPSLKNITWERLVREGAVTYPVDALDKPGNEIIFTTGFPTASGRGKIVPAKVIPPDEIPDDEYPMVLSTGRVLEHWHTGSMTRRAQVLDQIEPEAVAFMSPKDMRKKKLAPGDFIRLETRRGAVEVKVRSDRDVPENMVFMPFCYAEAAANLLTNPALDPFGKIPEFKFCAARAERAEMRDAAE from the coding sequence ATGACCAAGATTACGTTCGAGCTCGACGGCAAGCAGGTCGAAGCCAAACCCGGCGAGACCATCTGGCAAGTCGCCAAGCGGCAGGGGCGGGACATTCCGCATCTCTGTTATTCGCCGGCGCCCGACTATCGCCCGGACGGCAATTGCCGCGCCTGCATGGTCGAGATCGAGGGCGAACGCGTGCTCGCTGCATCCTGCAAGCGTACGCCGTCGGTCGGCATGAAGGTCAAGACCGAGAGCGCGCGGGCGACGGCTGCGCAGAAGATGGTGATGGAGCTGCTCGTCGCCGACCAGCCGGCGCGCGAGACCTCGCACGATCCGGATTCGAAGTTCTGGCACTGGGCCGAGGCGACCGGCGTCACCGAGAGCCGCTTCCCCGCCGCCGAGCGCTGGGCGACCGACGCCAGCCATCCGGCGATGCGCGTCAACCTCGATGCCTGCATCCAGTGCGGCCTGTGCGTGCGCGCCTGCCGCGAGGTCCAGGTCAACGACGTCATCGGCATGGCCTATCGCAGCCACGGCTCGAAGATCGTGTTCGATTTCGACGATCCCATGGGCGAGTCCACGTGCGTCGCTTGCGGTGAATGCGTGCAGGCCTGCCCGACCGGCGCCCTGATGCCGGCCGTGATGCTGGACGACAAGCAGACCCGCGTGACTTACGCGGACAAGAAGGTGGACTCGCTCTGCCCGTTCTGCGGCGTCGGCTGCCAGGTGACCTACGAGGTCAAGGACGAGAAGGTGATCTATGCGGAAGGCCGGGACGGCCCCGCCAATCACAACCGTCTTTGCGTCAAGGGCCGCTTCGGCTTCGACTACATCCACCATCCGCATCGCCTGACGAAGCCGCTGGTGCGGCTGCCGAATGCGAAGAAGGATGCCAACGACCAGGTCGATCCGGCCAATCCCTTCACCCATTTCCGCGAAGCGAGCTGGGAAGAAGCGCTCGACATCGCCGCCAAGGGCCTCGTCAAGATCCGCGACGAGAAGGGCGTGAAGGCGCTGGCCGGCTTCGGTTCGGCCAAGGGCTCGAACGAAGAGGCTTATTTGTTCCAGAAGCTGGTGCGCACCGGCTTCGGCTCGAACAATGTCGATCATTGCACCCGTCTGTGCCACGCCTCTTCGGTGGCGGCGCTGTTCGAAGGCCTGAGCTCGGGCGCGGTGTCGGCGCCGTTCGCAGCTGCGATGGATGCCGAAGTGATCATCGTGATCGGCGCCAATCCGACCGTGAACCACCCGGTGGCCGCGACCTTCATCAAGAACGCCGTGAAGCAAAACGGCGCAAAACTGTTCGTGATGGATCCGCGCCGGCAGACGCTGTCGCGGCACGCGACCAAGCATCTGCAGTTCAAGCCCGGCTCCGACGTCGCCATGCTGAACGCGATGATCAACACGATCATCACCGAAGGCCTGACCGACGACCAGTACATCGCCGGCTACACCGAAGGCTTCGAGGACCTCAAGGAGAAGATCAAGGAGTTCACGCCGGAGAAGATGGAGGCGATCTGCGGCATCCCGGCGCAGACGCTGCGCGAAGTGGCGCGCACCTATGCGCGCGCGAAGTCGTCGATCATCTTCTGGGGCATGGGCATCAGCCAGCATGTCCACGGCACCGACAACGCGCGCTGCCTGATCGCGCTGGCGCTGATCACCGGCCAGGTCGGCCGTCCCGGCACCGGCCTGCATCCGCTGCGTGGCCAGAACAACGTGCAAGGAGCGTCCGACGCCGGCCTGATCCCGATGTTCCTGCCGGATTATCAGCCCGTCGGCCGCGACGATCTGCGCGGCAGCTTCGAAAAACTCTGGCAGCAGGATCTCGATCCCGTCCGCGGCCTGACCGTGGTCGAGATCATGAACGCGATCCATGCCGGCGAGATCAAGGGCATGTATATCGAGGGCGAGAACCCCGCGATGTCCGATCCGGATCTGCAGCACGCGCGACACGCGCTCGCCATGCTCGATCATCTCGTGGTGCAGGATCTCTTCGTCACCGAGACCGCGTTCCACGCCGACGTGATCCTGCCGGCCTCGGCGTTCGCAGAGAAGGAGGGCTCCTTCACCAACACCGATCGCCGCGTGCAGCTCGCGCGCCAGGTGATCAAGCCGCCGGGCGATGCGCGGCAGGATCTCTGGATCATCCAGGAGATCGGCAAGCGCATGGGCCTGCCGTGGAATTATGCCGGCCCCGGCGACGTCTTCACCGAAATGGCACAGCTGATGCCGTCGCTGAAGAACATCACTTGGGAGCGGTTGGTGCGCGAAGGCGCGGTCACCTATCCGGTCGATGCTCTGGACAAGCCCGGCAACGAGATCATCTTCACCACGGGCTTCCCCACCGCGAGCGGCCGCGGCAAGATCGTGCCGGCCAAGGTGATCCCGCCGGACGAGATTCCGGACGACGAATATCCCATGGTGCTGTCGACCGGCCGCGTGCTGGAGCACTGGCACACCGGCTCGATGACGCGCCGCGCCCAGGTGCTCGACCAGATCGAGCCCGAGGCGGTGGCCTTCATGTCGCCGAAGGACATGCGCAAGAAGAAGCTCGCGCCCGGCGATTTCATTCGCCTGGAGACCCGCCGCGGCGCGGTCGAGGTCAAGGTGCGCTCCGACCGCGACGTGCCCGAGAACATGGTGTTCATGCCGTTCTGCTACGCGGAGGCAGCGGCGAACCTGCTCACCAACCCGGCGCTAGATCCGTTCGGCAAGATTCCGGAGTTCAAGTTCTGCGCGGCGAGAGCCGAGCGGGCGGAGATGCGGGACGCGGCGGAGTAG
- the ybaK gene encoding Cys-tRNA(Pro) deacylase, translated as MSKVTPATRALTAAGVAFTVHAYDYDPDAESIGLQAAAALGEDPRRVLKTLMALVDGKPVCVVVPSDQEVSMKKLAGAAGGKSAQMMKPAEAERVTGYKVGGISPFGQRKQVLTVMEQSALAHDLVYLNGGQRSLQVRLKPADVRDVVKAVVADVLA; from the coding sequence ATGTCCAAAGTTACTCCAGCCACCCGCGCGCTCACCGCTGCCGGTGTCGCCTTCACCGTCCACGCCTACGACTACGATCCTGACGCCGAGAGCATCGGCCTCCAGGCCGCCGCCGCGCTCGGTGAAGACCCGCGGCGCGTCCTCAAGACGCTGATGGCGCTGGTCGACGGCAAGCCGGTCTGCGTCGTCGTTCCGTCCGACCAGGAAGTCTCGATGAAGAAGCTCGCGGGGGCCGCGGGCGGCAAGTCGGCGCAGATGATGAAGCCGGCCGAGGCCGAACGTGTCACCGGCTACAAGGTCGGCGGCATCAGCCCGTTCGGGCAGCGCAAGCAGGTACTGACCGTGATGGAGCAGAGCGCGCTCGCGCATGATCTCGTCTATCTCAATGGTGGCCAGCGCAGCCTGCAGGTGCGGCTCAAGCCTGCCGATGTAAGGGACGTTGTCAAAGCGGTCGTCGCGGACGTGCTGGCCTGA